One region of Gigantopelta aegis isolate Gae_Host chromosome 7, Gae_host_genome, whole genome shotgun sequence genomic DNA includes:
- the LOC121377504 gene encoding pyrroline-5-carboxylate reductase 1, mitochondrial-like, translating into MSSAEKSPDQPQVDVPSDTMVGFIGAGKMAHAMAKGFILSGAVKASNIIASCPHPNESSVKDLGVSVIPDNKEVVRRSSVVVIAVKPNIVPIILKELSSIITQKNMLISIAAGIPLKTIENYLPSGSRVLRVAVNTAASVQAGVTVVAKGTATLDTDSRLVVNLMKSVGICEEGPEKYLDAVGAVSGCGVAYAFMAIEAMADGGVKMGLSRDLAIRFAAQALMGAGKMVLETGKHPGQLKDEVCSPGGTTIAAVHKLEKAGFRGALIDAVEAATLRSHELAKQ; encoded by the exons ATGTCTTCAGCAGAGAAGTCGCCAGATCAGCCACAGGTCGATGTCCCCAGTGACACCATGGTCGGGTTCATCGGGGCGGGCAAAATGGCACACGCCATGGCAAAAGGTTTCATTTTGTCAG gtgCAGTTAAAGCTTCCAACATAATTGCAAGTTGTCCTCACCCGAATGAGTCGTCTGTCAAG GATCTGGGTGTGAGTGTCATCCCTGACAACAAGGAGGTTGTCCGTCGTAGCTCGGTTGTCGTGATCGCGGTCAAGCCAAACatcgtcccaatcatcttgaaAGAGTTGTCGTCCATCATCACCCAGAAAAACATGTTGATTTCCATAGCGGCAGGGATTCCACTGAAAACTATAGAAAAC TATCTTCCCTCTGGGTCACGCGTGCTGCGGGTGGCGGTCAACACTGCAGCGTCGGTACAGGCAGGTGTTACGGTTGTTGCCAAGGGAACAGCTACCTTGGATACGGACAGTAGGCTGGTCGTAAATCTGATGAAAAGTGTTGGGATATGCGAGGAAGGTCCTGAAAAGTATCTCGATGCTGTGGGAGCAGTGAGTGGATGTGGCGTCGCCTAT gcCTTCATGGCGATAGAAGCAATGGCGGACGGAGGGGTGAAGATGGGCTTGTCACGAGATCTCGCTATAAGATTCGCCGCTCAGGCATTAATG GGTGCTGGAAAGATGGTTTTAGAAACCGGAAAACATCCAGGACAGCTGAAAGATGAAGTTTGCTCACCAGGTGGAACCACCATAGCCGCTGTACACAAGCTGGAGAAGGCGGGGTTCAGAGGTGCTTTGATTGACGCTGTGGAAGCAGCCACTTTACGATCACATGAACTTGCTAaacaataa